The Thalassotalea agarivorans region TTCGCTAGTTGCAATACGAGTATGGGTTAATGGTTCTAAATACAAGACCGTTGCGCCAGCTAAGGTTGGTATATCGAGACTATGGTCGGATACAATACTATTGATTTCACACTGACAAGAGAAGGTAAAGGTAGAACCGCGGCCTTGTTCACTGATAAAGCTGATGTCACCTTTCATTTCTTGTGCTAAACGTTGAGATATTACAAGGCCAAGACCAGTACCACCATAAATACGGGTAATACTTTTATCTGCCTGATTAAATGCCTCAAATATTTTGTTTTGCTGTTCAGTTGTCATGCCAATACCGGTATCGGCAACAGCAAAACTTAATAGAATATTATTGTCGTCAGTTTGAGTTGCTTCCACGTCGATAGTGACATTACCTTCTGAGGTAAACTTGATTGCATTCCCCGCTAAGTTGGTAAGTACTTGCTTAATACGCATCGCGTCGCCAATTAAGTTGTCTGATATTTGAGGAGCGATTCGTAGAGAAATCTCAATGTTCTTTTTATGCGCACTACTAGCAAGTAAAGTGACCGCATCTTCAATGGCATCACGTAAATTAAACGGGATGTGCTCTATCGTCATTTTGCCCGCATCAAGTTTAGAGAAATCTAAAATATCATTGATGATGGTAAGCAAATTATTTGCTGAACGTTCAATAGTTTGTAGATAATCTCGTTGCGTTTCTGTCAGTGGCGTTTTTAACACTTGGCGGGTAAAGCCGATTACACCATTGAGCGGCGTTCTTAACTCATGTGACATGTTGGCAAGGAATTCTGACTTTACGCGATTCGCCTCTTGCGCCTTGCGCTTGGCAATACCTAATTCAACGTTTTGAATTTCAAACTGCTCGAGACTTTCTCGCAGGTCAATTGTTGCTTGTTCAATGCTCCGCGTCATCTCATCTCGGTAGTTACCAAGTGACTGCGCCATAGCGTTGATACCACTTTTGAGGAAATTTAACTCGCCAATTAGCTGGCCAGAAATTCGACTCTCTAGCTTGCCTTCTCTGATTCTGTCTACAGCTTGTACCATAGACGAAACAGGCCGTGTCACTTGTTGAATTAACCTTAATGAGAAAAAGCCACTGATGATGGTGCCGATAATCACAATAGCTATGGCAACGAATAACTCATTTTGCTGGAGAAACCATACTTGTTTTTTGTCAAAGGCGATGGCGACATAGCCAATGATTTGATTGTCTTGCGCTGCGTCTCTGTCGGCGCCAACCTTGATGATAGGGGAACGAATGATAATACCACTATCTTTTTCCTCGGCTTGAGTAAACGTAGGTATTTGACGGTTATTTACCACCCTGAGTGAAGACACAGAACCGTGATAGATACTGGTCGCAAGTAACTGGTTGTCTCGAGAGAAGATAGCGATACTTGAAATAATGTCGGAATGGTTGCGGTGGATAAAGTCTATTTTTGTACGCAACTGTTCTCTGTTTTTATCCTCCACCGCTCTAACGGCAGTAATGGCAATTGGCTCTATAATACTTTTACCGTGTGAGGTAAGCATTTCATTGAGCTCTATATGTCGGTTGTATGCAAAGAACGCAGTAATGC contains the following coding sequences:
- the barA gene encoding two-component sensor histidine kinase BarA encodes the protein MNKLSLKDWVILLTILPTILIGAGITAFFAYNRHIELNEMLTSHGKSIIEPIAITAVRAVEDKNREQLRTKIDFIHRNHSDIISSIAIFSRDNQLLATSIYHGSVSSLRVVNNRQIPTFTQAEEKDSGIIIRSPIIKVGADRDAAQDNQIIGYVAIAFDKKQVWFLQQNELFVAIAIVIIGTIISGFFSLRLIQQVTRPVSSMVQAVDRIREGKLESRISGQLIGELNFLKSGINAMAQSLGNYRDEMTRSIEQATIDLRESLEQFEIQNVELGIAKRKAQEANRVKSEFLANMSHELRTPLNGVIGFTRQVLKTPLTETQRDYLQTIERSANNLLTIINDILDFSKLDAGKMTIEHIPFNLRDAIEDAVTLLASSAHKKNIEISLRIAPQISDNLIGDAMRIKQVLTNLAGNAIKFTSEGNVTIDVEATQTDDNNILLSFAVADTGIGMTTEQQNKIFEAFNQADKSITRIYGGTGLGLVISQRLAQEMKGDISFISEQGRGSTFTFSCQCEINSIVSDHSLDIPTLAGATVLYLEPLTHTRIATSELLTQWKMQVTPVANIEGFTEALNQQESFDYALISHAVTPTKLNELKELIASVKQQIASIHVGINSNSPNIQEVLIAAGAKSCLSKPIFAPKLAKAFAPNLDSQQSEGLTKQKVPIKVLAVDDNEANLKLIHALLSEQVLEVATANNGIEALSLCKQERFALIYMDIQMPEMDGITALHKIKTETFNDETPIVAVTAHALSGEREKLMQKGFADYMTKPIDESTLRHTIYEHCDLDNIDFKSLAISEGTIIDGEVTESPSSSAVDWQLALKQVGNKTDLAQEMLEGLIKSLPNTKQRLEQALEAKDAESAKAIIHKLNGACCYTGVPLLAKIAYQIETELKRNTNITDLEPEFFEIFEQMERVEQDAKQYLYQSA